Genomic segment of Acidimicrobiales bacterium:
CGGGAGGGCCCATGACCGACACCTATGACGTCGTCATCCTCGGCGCGGGACCCACCGGCGAGCACGCCGCAGGGCGCCTGCGAAAGCGCGGCCTCTCGGTGGCGCTCGTCGAGGCCGAGCTCGCCGGTGGCGAGTGCTCCTACTACGCCTGCATGCCGAGCAAGACCCTGCTGCGACCGGGCGCGGTGCTCGCCACGGCGCGCCGGGTGCCGGGGGTCCGCGAGGCGGTGACCGGCGAGCTCTCGGCCGAGGCGGCGTTGGCGCGGCGCGACTGGATGACCTCGGACCTGCACGACGACGGCCAGGTCGAGTGGATCGCCTCGGTGGGAGCGACCCTCGTGCGCGGCGAGGGGCGGCTCGCAGGCGTGCGCAGGGTGGCGGTGACGACGCCCGCAGGCGGAGAGGTCGAGCTCGAGGCGCGGCGGGCGGTGATCGTCGCCACCGGCTCGGCTCCCGCCGTGCCACCGGTGCCGGGCCTCGCGGAGGCGCGACCGTGGAGCAACCGCGAGATCACCTCCGCGAAACAGGTGCCCGCGTCGCTGATCGTCCTCGGCGGCGGTCCCGTTGGCGTCGAGATGGCCCAGGCTTGGTTCCGCCTCGGCTGCGCGTCGGTCCTCCTCCTCGAGGTCGGTGAGCGGCTGCTCGCCGCGGCCGAGCCCTTCGCCGGCGAGCTGTTGAAGGAGGCCCTCGTCGCCGAGGGCATCGACGTCCGCACCGGAGCCCACCTCGCCTCGGTCGGACGCGAGGGGGACGGCCCCTTCCGGGCGCTGCTCGACGACGGCAGCGAGCAGGTCGCCGAGGAGCTCCTCGTCGCCGCGGGGCGCAGGCCACGCGTCGACGGCATCGGCCTCGAGTCGGTCGGCCTCGCGGTCGGCCGCGCGCTCGAGACCGACGACCACCTGCGGGCGCGGGGCGTGGAGGGGGAGTGGCTGTACGCCATCGGCGACGTCAACGGGCGCGCCGCCCTCACCCACATGGGCAAGTACCAGGCGCGCGTCGCGGTGGACACGATCTGCGGTGACGAGATCGAGGACGTCGCCGACCACGGGATCGCCCCCGGGGTGGTCTTCACTGACCCCGAGGTCTCCTGGGTGGGCCTCACCGAGGCCGCGGCCCGCGAGCAGGGGATCGCGGCGCGCGTCGTGAGCTGCCCGCTCGAGAGCGTCGCCGCGGCGGCGATCTGGGGCGAGGAGCTGACGGGACGCTGCCAGCTCGTCGTCGACACCGAGCGCGAGACGATCGTCGGCGCGACCTTCGTCGGGAGCGACACCGCGGAGCTCCTGCACGGGGCGACGATCGCGATCGCCGGCGGCGTGCCGCTCACCACGTTGCGCCACGCGGTCGCCGCCTTCCCGAGCCTCTCGGAGGTCTGGCTCGAGCTCGTGGAGGGCTACTTCCTCCCCGACGTGGCCTCTGCCTGAGGGTCCGTTCGGGCGGCCCGCGGCCCTCCCGAGGCGGCCCGCTTCCGGCTGGCGCAGGTCAGCGGCGCGGATCGGCTACCCTGTAGAGGTCTTCTTCGTCCACCTCAGGGTGGCTCGACCGATCGCCGGTGTCCGCACCGGTGGGCCCCGAACACCATCGGCGGCCATCCTCCGCTGCTGCGACGCAGTGATCGGCCCTGCCGGTCAACCGGAGAGCCTTTAGGGACCTGTCGCGCCCCACCTCAACCGGGCGCTCGCGCGCCCCAAATCCGGAGTGAATTGTGTCCAGCAGCTTCATCGACCTCGGCGTGCCCGCGGTCCTCGCCACCCGCCTCGCCGAGCTCGAGATCCTCGAGCCCTACCCGATCCAAGCGGCTGCCCTCCCCGAGGCCCTGCAGGGCCTCGACATCTGCGCCCAGTCGCCGACCGGCTCGGGCAAGACGCTCGCCTTCGCGCTGCCGATCGCGGCGCGCGTCTCGCGTGCCCAGCCCCGCCGCCCGCGCGCCCTCGTGCTCGCGCCCACGCGTGAGCTCGCCGCGCAGATCGCGAAGGAGCTCGGCCCCCTCGCCGCGGTGATGGGGCGCCGGGTCGCCACCTACTACGGCGGCGTCGGCTTCAAAGAGCAGCTCTCCTCGCTCGCGCGGGGCACCGACATCGCCGTCGGCTGCCCCGGCCGGATGATCGATCTCCTCGAGCGCCGCTCGCTCGACCTCTCCGAGGTGGAGATCGTGGTCATCGACGAGGCCGACCGCATGGCGGACATGGGCTTCCTCCCCCCGGTGCGCCGCCTCCTCGGCGAGATCCGCGGCGCCCACCAGACGATGCTCTTCTCGGCGACCCTCGCCGGCGACGTGCAGCGGCTGATCCGCGACTACCAGAAGTCGCCGCGCCGCCACGTGCTCGACGCGGCCACCGACGACATCGGCTCGCGCTCGCACGAGTTCTGGCGCGCCTCGCGCGAGGACCGCGCCACGCTCACCGCGCGCCTCGTCACCCCCTACTACTCCTCGATCGTCTTCTGCCGCACCAAGCGGGGCGTCGACCGCCTCACCCGCCAGCTCGGCCAGGCCGGACTGATCGCCGTCCCGATCCACGGCGACCGTTCACAGGCCCAACGGGACCGTGCGCTCGCGCAGTTCCGTGACCGCAGCGCGCAGGTGCTGGTCGGCACGGATGTGGCGGCGCGCGGCATCCACGTCGACGAGGTCGACTGCGTCGTGCACTACGACCCGCCGGAGGACGAGGACACCTACATCCACCGCTCCGGTCGGACCGGGCGCGCCGGCCTCGCTGGCCGCGTCGTCTCGCTCGTCACGAGCGAGCAGGAGACGGCGTCGAAGAAGCTCCGCCAGCGCCTCAACCTCGCGACCTCGCTGATCGACGCCCCGCCTGCCGACCCCTCGGCGCGCGCCCCGCAGCGGCCGGTGCAGGCCGTGGCCCCGAGGCATCAGGGCCCTGCGCCGAGCCACTCCGCCGCCCCCTACAGCGGCGGAGCGCCCGGCCCGCGCTCCGCGGCCTCGCGCCGCCGTCGCCGGGGCCCGGCGCCCGTCGGTCGGGTGGGCGCGGCGACCGCCCGCCCCCGCCAGAACTCCTCCCCGCGCGGTGGTGGAGGACGCGGCCAGGGGCGCTGACGCGCCCTCGGCACCCCGTCGAGGGGCCCGGGTGGGCATGATGAGCCGATGGTCGTCCACCCCCACGCCAACGCCTTCGACAACGCCGCGGACGAGTACGAGCGGGGCCGCCCCGGCTACCCTGCCGCGCTGCTCGACTGGATCAACGCGCTGCGACCCCTCGACGGCTCCTCGACGATCGTCGACCTCGGGGCGGGCACCGGGAAGCTGACCCGCCTGCTCGTCGGCTCCCCGGCGCGGGTCATCGCCGTCGAGCCGCTCCCCGCGATGCGCGAGACCTTCGCCCGCGTGCTGCCGGGGACCGAGCTCATCGACGCGACCGCACAGTCGATGCCGCTCGAGGACGCGAGCGTCGACATCGTCGCCTGCGGGCAGTCCTTCCGCTGGTTCGCCACCGAGGCGGCGCTCGCCGAGATCGCCCGCGTGCTCCGTCCCGGAGGCGAGCTCCTCCTCATCTTCAACGGCAACGGCGAGGCGAGCCCGGTGCAGCGCCGCCTGAGTGAGCTCTTGCAGGTCGCGGACACCGAGACGACGGAGAAGAAGCCCGGCCTGGACTGGCGCGAGGTGCTGGCGGCGACCGAGCGTTTCCGCATCATCGAGGAGGTGGAGATCTCGAACCCGCACTTCGTGAGCCGCGAGGGGGTCGTCGACCGACTGAGGTCCTCGAGCCAGTTCTCGCGCCTCGCGCCGGCCCGCCAGGAGGAACTGCTCTCCGACATCGGGGGGCTCATCGAGGGTGACCTCGCGGACCTCTCCCAGGTCACGAGGGTCACGGCGCTGCGAAGGCTCGGCGACTGAACGCGCCGCCCCGTGCGAAATTTGGGGTGACCGAGGGGAATTGAACCCCCGACCTCCAGGGCCACAACCTGGCGCTCTAACCAACTGAGCTACGGCCACCGCGGTTGCCGACCAGCTGGCCGGACCGGCTTCCAGCATGGCACATCGTCCGGCGGGCGAGCTCCGCCGGAGGGCCCCCTCAGGGGGTCGCGCTGGCGATCTCGGCGCCGCGCACGAGAGAGGCGAGCTTCTCCCAGGCGACGCCGGTGGCGACCCGGTCGCGGCCCGCGAAGGTGCCGAAGCCGCAGTCCGTCCCGGCGAGGACGCGCTCGGGGCCGATGAGTCGGGAGTAGTTGCGGATCCGCTGCGCGACGAGCTCGGGATGCTCGACGAAGTTCGTGGTGGTGTCGATCACCCCGGCGACGAGGTACTTGTCGTCGGGGAGGGTCACCTCCTCGAAGAGCTGCCACTCGTGGCCGTGGCGGGGATTGCAGGCCTCGAGGACGAGGCCCGCGGGCGCGGCGGTGAGGACGAGGTCGAGGATCTCGCGCAGCTCGACGTCGTAGATGTGCGGGGACTCGGTGTTGCTCCAGCAGAGGTGGAGGCGCATCCGGCTCGGGTCGAGGCCCGTGACGGCGGCGTTCACCGCCTCCACGGACTGGGCGAGGTAGCGGCGGAAGTCCTCGATCGGGAGGGGCGCGGAGGTGACGGTGTGGCGGGCCATCGCGAAGTCCGGGCAGTCGAGCTGCAGGATCAGACCCGCCTCGACGATCGCGCGGTACTCGTCGCGCATCGCGTCGACGAGGGCGGCAAGGTAGGCCTCGCGGCTCGGGTAGTAGTCGTTGGCGAGGAAGAGCGCGATCACCCCGGGGCTGGCGGCGGTCATGAAGAGGCGCTCCTCGGCGATGCCCGCTGCGGCGGCGGCGGCCTTCAGCTCGGCGATGTCGTGTCGCACCGCCGTGGGGTCCTTCAGGGTGATCGGCCCCGAGCAGGTCGGGTTGGGCGGACGTCGCGGCGCCGAGGAGTCGAGGCGGGCGACGAGCGCGTCGAAGTCCGGGAAATGGTCCCGGTCGGGGTAGAAGCGAGTCTGGCGGGGCTCTCCGTCGAAGCCGGTGAGGCGGTGGCGGATGTAGGTCGAGTAACCGGCCTTCGCCTGCTCGCCGTCATTCACGAGGTCGAGGCCGCACTCGGCCTGGCGGCGGACCACGTCGAGGACCGCCGCCGCGGCCGTTGCGGGGAGGGTCGGGCTGTTTTCGCCGAGCTCGTGGGCGAGGAGCAGCTCGGCGAGGGGCGCCGGTCGGGGCAGGCTCCCGGTGTGCGTGGTGCGGATCTTCGGCAAGGAGTCGACCCCTGGTCTCGCGGCTGGCGGCGCCGCGACCGTAGTGCCGCCCTCCCGGCCCGGCCGAGGACTGGCGGTCTTGCTGCGGGCGGCAGCAGCCGGGGACCTACGCTCTCGGGGCTGGCAGCCGCCTCGTCGGCATGCCCCCGTAGCTCAGTGGATTAGAGCGGCTGCCTTCTAAGCAGCGGGTCGCAGGTTCGAATCCTGCCGGGGGCGCCAACAAAAGAGCTGTTCAGTGGCAGTATTTGGGACGGCTGAGCCTGTGGGTAACTCGGTCAGACCACAAACAGACCACAAACAGACCACATTTTTCGCGGCTACTCACCGCTCACAACGGTCATTTTCGGGCTCCAACGGTCAACGACGAGCGCCGGTCCGGCGCATCGCGGTGACGTTCGAGACCTTCTCGAGGCTGCTCTTCGCGGCCCGCCCAGCGCGGTCGAGCGCCTCGGTCAGCGAGGAATCGA
This window contains:
- a CDS encoding NAD(P)/FAD-dependent oxidoreductase — encoded protein: MTDTYDVVILGAGPTGEHAAGRLRKRGLSVALVEAELAGGECSYYACMPSKTLLRPGAVLATARRVPGVREAVTGELSAEAALARRDWMTSDLHDDGQVEWIASVGATLVRGEGRLAGVRRVAVTTPAGGEVELEARRAVIVATGSAPAVPPVPGLAEARPWSNREITSAKQVPASLIVLGGGPVGVEMAQAWFRLGCASVLLLEVGERLLAAAEPFAGELLKEALVAEGIDVRTGAHLASVGREGDGPFRALLDDGSEQVAEELLVAAGRRPRVDGIGLESVGLAVGRALETDDHLRARGVEGEWLYAIGDVNGRAALTHMGKYQARVAVDTICGDEIEDVADHGIAPGVVFTDPEVSWVGLTEAAAREQGIAARVVSCPLESVAAAAIWGEELTGRCQLVVDTERETIVGATFVGSDTAELLHGATIAIAGGVPLTTLRHAVAAFPSLSEVWLELVEGYFLPDVASA
- a CDS encoding DEAD/DEAH box helicase: MSSSFIDLGVPAVLATRLAELEILEPYPIQAAALPEALQGLDICAQSPTGSGKTLAFALPIAARVSRAQPRRPRALVLAPTRELAAQIAKELGPLAAVMGRRVATYYGGVGFKEQLSSLARGTDIAVGCPGRMIDLLERRSLDLSEVEIVVIDEADRMADMGFLPPVRRLLGEIRGAHQTMLFSATLAGDVQRLIRDYQKSPRRHVLDAATDDIGSRSHEFWRASREDRATLTARLVTPYYSSIVFCRTKRGVDRLTRQLGQAGLIAVPIHGDRSQAQRDRALAQFRDRSAQVLVGTDVAARGIHVDEVDCVVHYDPPEDEDTYIHRSGRTGRAGLAGRVVSLVTSEQETASKKLRQRLNLATSLIDAPPADPSARAPQRPVQAVAPRHQGPAPSHSAAPYSGGAPGPRSAASRRRRRGPAPVGRVGAATARPRQNSSPRGGGGRGQGR
- a CDS encoding class I SAM-dependent methyltransferase; translation: MVVHPHANAFDNAADEYERGRPGYPAALLDWINALRPLDGSSTIVDLGAGTGKLTRLLVGSPARVIAVEPLPAMRETFARVLPGTELIDATAQSMPLEDASVDIVACGQSFRWFATEAALAEIARVLRPGGELLLIFNGNGEASPVQRRLSELLQVADTETTEKKPGLDWREVLAATERFRIIEEVEISNPHFVSREGVVDRLRSSSQFSRLAPARQEELLSDIGGLIEGDLADLSQVTRVTALRRLGD
- a CDS encoding cobalamin-independent methionine synthase II family protein — protein: MPKIRTTHTGSLPRPAPLAELLLAHELGENSPTLPATAAAAVLDVVRRQAECGLDLVNDGEQAKAGYSTYIRHRLTGFDGEPRQTRFYPDRDHFPDFDALVARLDSSAPRRPPNPTCSGPITLKDPTAVRHDIAELKAAAAAAGIAEERLFMTAASPGVIALFLANDYYPSREAYLAALVDAMRDEYRAIVEAGLILQLDCPDFAMARHTVTSAPLPIEDFRRYLAQSVEAVNAAVTGLDPSRMRLHLCWSNTESPHIYDVELREILDLVLTAAPAGLVLEACNPRHGHEWQLFEEVTLPDDKYLVAGVIDTTTNFVEHPELVAQRIRNYSRLIGPERVLAGTDCGFGTFAGRDRVATGVAWEKLASLVRGAEIASATP